One Alnus glutinosa chromosome 3, dhAlnGlut1.1, whole genome shotgun sequence genomic region harbors:
- the LOC133863548 gene encoding methyl-CpG-binding domain-containing protein 11, translating into MEKEAQSGAQEEVLSVELPAPSAWKKLFFPKKGGTPRKNEVMFIAPTGEEINNKRQLEQYLKSNPGNPAISEFDWGTGETPRRSARISEKVKATPPSENEPLKKRSRKSLGTKKDNKEEEAAPEEAEGTKEIQMQDAEVAGKEDAEAGKEKDVSKETPVENGDKKQEETDQKSADVSKDEKNQSDAEENKSTNASAEAPDADKTQIEEHVKQQDVAVAADEKLAEGAVATEATKSEKLAGEANGKAKQENPNGLAAASKGEIKDKQVLSEKDGKSNVDAEEKVKKNDGEVTENGKVNQVGPADTPQQPSPAPVSC; encoded by the coding sequence TTCTtccccaagaaaggaggaacacCTAGGAAGAATGAGGTCATGTTCATTGCTCCCACTGGGGAGGAGAttaataacaaaagacaattgGAGCAGTACCTAAAATCAAACCCTGGTAATCCTGCAATATCAGAGTTTGATTGGGGTACTGGTGAGACTCCTAGGAGATCTGCAAGAATCAGTGAGAAGGTCAAGGCGACTCCACCATCAGAGAATGAGCCTCTGAAGAAACGTAGCCGAAAATCGCTGGGGACAAAGAAGGACAACAAAGAAGAGGAAGCTGCTCCTGAAGAAGCTGAAGGTACCAAGGAAATTCAAATGCAAGATGCTGAGGTAGCTGGGAAAGAAGATGCGGAAGCTGGGAAGGAGAAAGATGTTTCCAAGGAAACTCCGGTCGAGAATGGAGATAAAAAACAGGAAGAAACTGACCAAAAGAGTGCAGATGTTAgtaaagatgagaaaaaccagaGTGATGCCGAGGAAAACAAGAGTACTAATGCTTCTGCAGAAGCTCCGGATGCTGATAAAACCCAAATTGAGGAACATGTTAAACAGCAGGATGTTGCAGTAGCAGCAGATGAAAAGCTAGCTGAAGGAGCTGTGGCTACTGAGGCAACTAAAAGTGAAAAGCTTGCTGGAGAAGCAAATGGGAAAGCAAAGCAAGAAAATCCCAATGGACTCGCAGCAGCATCCAAGGGAGAGATCAAAGATAAACAAGTTTTATCAGAGAAGGATGGAAAATCTAATGTTGATGCTGAGGAGAAAGTCAAGAAAAATGACGGGGAAGTGACGGAAAATGGTAAGGTTAACCAAGTGGGGCCAGCTGATACCCCCCAGCAACCGTCACCCGCCCCTGTGAGCTGCTGA
- the LOC133864195 gene encoding glucan endo-1,3-beta-glucosidase 14-like has translation MECSFVVNISTKRMDFPRSFLCFLLFFIVSLNAALTAEAFTGTYGVNYGRVADNLPPPESVVTLLKAAKIKNVRIYDTNVEVLKAFNKSGIEIVVCIPNEILKDISLGEDRAMNWIKDNVQPFLPGTSIRGISIGNEVLGILGVDFWEVLLPAAKNIYSALDRLDLTRVIQVQSPHSEAVFATSFPPSSCTFRDDVLPFMKPLLQFFSQIGSPFHINAYPFLAYKSDPDHIDIRYALFQSNPGIYDAKTKLHYDNMFDAQVDAAYAALEKAGFSKMEVIVSETGWASKGDDNEAGANLKNARTYNYNLRKRLAKKKGTPFRPKISVKAYIFALFNENLKFGPTSERNFGLFKADGSIAYDIGFTGLVPSSAFSSLLSFKEIGSSYILVLTSCAAALLLNL, from the exons ATGGAATGCTCTTTCGTTGTTAATATCTCCACCAAGCGCATGGATTTCCCTCGTTCATTTCTCtgctttcttctcttctttataGTCTCTCTCAACG CGGCTTTGACTGCGGAAGCATTCACGGGGACATATGGAGTAAACTACGGAAGAGTAGCAGACAACTTACCTCCACCTGAAAGTGTGGTGACGCTTTTGAAAGCTGCAAAGATAAAAAACGTTAGAATCTATGATACTAATGTAGAAGTCCTCAAAGCCTTCAACAAATCTGGTATTGAGATAGTAGTTTGCATTCCCAATGAAATTCTGAAAGATATTAGTTTAGGCGAGGATCGTGCCATGAATTGGATAAAAGACAATGTTCAGCCATTCCTCCCTGGAACTTCTATACGTGGGATTTCAATTGGGAATGAGGTGTTGGGGATTCTTGGTGTGGATTTCTGGGAGGTGTTGCTGCCTGCAGCAAAGAACATTTACAGCGCCCTTGATAGGTTGGATTTGACGCGCGTTATTCAGGTCCAAAGCCCTCATTCAGAGGCTGTGTTTGCCACCTCCTTCCCACCATCTTCCTGTACTTTCAGGGATGATGTTCTTCCATTCATGAAGCCACTTCTTCAGTTCTTTTCGCAGATTGGGTCTCCATTTCACATAAATGCTTATCCATTCCTGGCATACAAGAGTGATCCTGATCATATTGACATCAGATATGCGCTCTTCCAATCAAACCCTGGAATCTATGATGCAAAGACTAAATTACACTACGACAACATGTTTGATGCACAGGTTGATGCGGCTTATGCTGCTCTGGAAAAGGCAGGGTTTAGCAAGATGGAGGTCATAGTTTCTGAAACTGGCTGGGCTTCCAAGGGAGATGACAATGAGGCTGGTGCCAACTTGAAGAATGCAAGGACTTACAATTATAATCTGCGCAAACGGCTGGCAAAAAAGAAGGGGACCCCTTTTAGGCCAAAGATTTCTGTGAAGGCTTATATTTTTGCTTTGTTCAATGAGAATTTGAAGTTTGGACCAACCTCAGAGAGGAACTTTGGATTGTTTAAAGCTGATGGAAGCATTGCATATGATATTGGATTCACTGGGCTTGTGCCTTCTTCAGCTTTCtcatctcttctctctttcaaG GAAATTGGATCATCATACATACTGGTTTTAACGAGCTGTGCTGCAGCTCTGCTACTGAATTTGTAA